The genome window GGCTCGCGCCAGCGTCTCGCCGCAGATCCGCGCATACAGGGTCGCACCCCGCACGGTCATCGTCTCCGGATCGATGCCTCCTTTCCCGTCCTGCAGCTGCCGGATGTAGAAGTCACGGTGCTGCCCGTCGAGGCCGACCACGGATTGCCACCCGAGGAAGATGTCGCTGGACGCCTGCATCAGCCGCTGCCCCCGCACCACGCGCTCTGCGTGGTCGTCGAACTCGCTCGGACCGAGGAAGCGCTCGAGGACGGACGCCTGAGCCTCCTTGGCCTGAAGGAGCAGCGGGTCGTCGTCGTCCCGTCCGCTGAAGAGGATCACCCAGGCTCGCGTCCCGACGCTTCCGACACCGACCACCTTTCGCGCCATATGACGGTACCGGTACTCGGCGAACGGATGCCGTTCGCCGACGAGCGTCGTCCGATACGCGCCGAGCACCTGATGCATGACATCCGCTTCGTCTGCGGCACGCCCCGCTTCGCGCAGGAGTTCCTCGACGGGGACGATCAACGGCGGCGCCGCGACGATGCGCAGGTGGCCGTCGACGACGCGCACCAGCTTCTTGAAGGCCTTCCGATGATCGCGTCTTCGCGCCTTGTCGATCGTCGCGTCCAGGCGACGTACCTCCTCGTCACCCACCCGCTGGTCGAGCTGCGCCTGGCGGATCGACAGCCTCGCGCGCTCCGCGTCGAGTCGGTCGTACCAGGCATCCAGCACTGTCGACTTCGCCGCCGCCCTCATCGCCGACCGATAGCCGTGCGCCGCGGCCACGACGCAGGCGCGCTCCTCGTCAGCGCTGAAACCCCGCTGTCTGCTGGCCACCGCGAAGCTCGCCGCGAGTCGTTTCACATCCCACTCGAACGGCCCGGGAAGCGTCTCATCGAAGTCGTTGATGTCGAAGATCAGGTGCCGCTCCGGGGTGCTGAACAGTCCGAAGTTCGACAGGTGCGCGTCTCCGCAGAGCTGCGCGATGATGCCGGTGTGCTCGGACGAGGCGAGGTCCGATGCCATGTGCAGGGCCGCCCCCCGGTAGAAGGCGAGCGGCGACACGGCCATGCGCGCATACCGCACCGGTGTGAGTTCCCGCACCCGTGATCGTCCCTGCTCCTCGAGCAGATCGATGGGATCCGGCCGGTCCGGGGCCGGTGACCACGCTGCGAGCTGCGATCGGGGCATCCGCGATCGAGCGGCGCGTCCTTCATCGCGCCGCTCAGCGAACGGCTTCGCCACCTCCGGTGACCGAGTCATGAGCTGGCTCGGCCGAGGGAGTCGGTGGAGGCGAGGGCCGCCTTCTCACGAGCGATGTCGTCCAGCGCGTCGTCCTCAGCCGCCACGGCATCGATGAC of Microbacterium sp. LWH13-1.2 contains these proteins:
- a CDS encoding DUF2252 domain-containing protein; amino-acid sequence: MRELTPVRYARMAVSPLAFYRGAALHMASDLASSEHTGIIAQLCGDAHLSNFGLFSTPERHLIFDINDFDETLPGPFEWDVKRLAASFAVASRQRGFSADEERACVVAAAHGYRSAMRAAAKSTVLDAWYDRLDAERARLSIRQAQLDQRVGDEEVRRLDATIDKARRRDHRKAFKKLVRVVDGHLRIVAAPPLIVPVEELLREAGRAADEADVMHQVLGAYRTTLVGERHPFAEYRYRHMARKVVGVGSVGTRAWVILFSGRDDDDPLLLQAKEAQASVLERFLGPSEFDDHAERVVRGQRLMQASSDIFLGWQSVVGLDGQHRDFYIRQLQDGKGGIDPETMTVRGATLYARICGETLARAHSRSGDRVQIAGYLGRSDTFEEAIADFAVAYADQNHRDFLALKAALASGRLPNEHGHV